The sequence TCCCGTAGCCGATGTGCGTGCTCACGAGTATGAGCGACGGGCGGCCGGGGTCGCCGCACGCCGCCTCGATCGCGGCGGCGATCCCGTCGACGTCCTCCCCGTCATCCACGAGCATCGTTCCCCAGCCGAGCGCGCGGAACCGCGCCTCGACGTCCTCGGTGAAGGCGATCGAGACGGGGCCCTCGATCGAGATGCCGTTGTCGTCGTACAGGACGACGAGCTTGCCGAGCCCGAGCGTGCCGGCCAGCGAGGCGGCCTCATTGCTGATCCCCTCCATCATGTCTCCGTCCGAGACGAGTGCGAACGTCCGGTGGTCGACGACGCCCCGGGCCGCCGGACCGAGCCGGGCGGCGAGGTGCGCCTCGGCGGCGGCCATCCCCACGGCCATGGCGAAGCCCTGGCCGAGCGGGCCGGTCGTGCAGTCGACGCCGGGGGTGCGGCCGTACTCGGGATGACCGGGCGTGCGGCTTCCCCACGCGCGGAACCGCCGCAGTTCGTCGATCGGAAGGTCGTAGCCGTAGAGGTGGAGCGCCGCGTAGAGAAGCGCCGAACCGTGGCCGGCGGAGAGGACGAACCTGTCGCGGTCGGGCCAGTCGGGGTGCGCCGGATCGAAGCGCAGGAACCGGTCCCAGATGGCGAAGAGCATCGGCGCCGCACCGAGCGGAAGCCCCGGGTGGCCCGATTTCGCCTCCTCGACCATGTCGACGGCGAGGAAACGAAGCGTGTCGACGCAGAGCCGGTCGATCGTATCGATGGCGCACCTCCGATCCGCGCGTCCGGCGGAAATCTCCCGCCCGCCGCCCGCACGCGCGCCCGTCACGTTCTCTGTCGATGATGACTGTCGTACTGTGGCGTAATCGTGCCGGCGTGTCAATCATTCGTCATCGCGCGCGCCCGTTCCACCTGCCGACGACCTCCTCGAAGCAATCGCCGGTCGCCGCGATCCGGCCCTCCTCGAGCAGAACGAAACGGTCGCAGGCCGACCGGGCGAATTCGATGTCGTGCGTGGCGACGAGCATCGCGGCCGGCAGGGTGGCGAGGTGGGCGGCCAGCTCGCGCCGTCCGGGCGGATCGAGCCCGGCCGAGGGCTCGTCGAGCAGGAGGATCGCCGGCTCGGCGACGAGCGCGCCGGCGAGCGCCACGCGGAGCCGCTGCCCGTGGGAGAGCTCCCCCGGGGGACGATCCTCGATCCCCGGCGCCCCCATCGCGGCGAGCGCCGCCCTGCCGCGTTCCCGCGCCTCGGCGGGAGAGGCGCCCCGGCTGCGCAACGAGAAGGCGACGTCGTCGATCACGCGGGGGAAGAGGATCTGGTCCTCGGGCACCGCGAAGAGGAAGCCGATCTTCCGCCTCGCCTCCTCGACGCTCTCCTCGTCGAGCGCGCGGCCGTCGATCTCGATGCGCCCGGTGAAGGGAACGAGCCCGGCCGCGGCGTACAGGAGCGTCGTCTTTCCCGAGCCGTTCAGGCCGAGGAGCGCGACCCGCTCGCCGTGCTCGACGACGAGATCGATCCCCGCCAGCGCGGGAAGACGGCCGCGCCCGTAGGAGACGGCGACCCGCTCGAAGATCACGATCGGCGACCGGCAGCTCATTTGATCACCCCCGCCCGCACCGCGACGGCCAGGCCGAGCCAGAGCAGCGAGCCCAGGATGGCGACCGCGTCCCACGCCCCGGCAGGGGCGGCGCCGGAGACCGTCGCCACCGCGTAGCCGCGGACGTCCATCGCCGCGGCGACCCGTTCCGTCTTGTCGGCGATCCGCGGCAGCCACACCGCGGGAAAGGCCCTTGCGACGGCGAAGGCGGCACGCCTGTCGGAACGGCCGCCGCGGACGCCCATCGCCCGCACGATGCGGCCCGACTCCGCGCCGAGAAGCCCCGCCTGGTGGACGATCTGGACGAGGAGGGCGGCCACGAAGCGCGGAATGGGGAGCCCCAGGAGACCGTCGTGCAGTTCGGCTGGTCCGAGAGAGGCGAGGGTCGCCGCCGCGACGAGCATGCTCGCCGTCCCGCGCGCGAGGATGCCCCAGGGCGCGCGGAGCGCCTCGACCGTCAACCGGTCCGTGAACCGTCCCCCCGCCGGCTCGAACGTCCACGGACCGAGCAGGAAGAGGGGCCCGAACATCGCGAGGGCGAGCAAGAGGAACCGGCCGGCGATCCGCGCCGGGGGACGCGCGAAAAGCAGCCAGCCCCCGGCCGAGAGGCAGATCGCGGCGAGCCCCGCCGGCTCATGGGGAGACGAGACGATGCACGCGGCGAAGACGGCGGCGCCGGCGACGAGCCTCACCCGCGGCGCGAGTCCGCGGAGCAATCCCCGGCCGCTCCCCGGAACGTCGACGAGGTGGACGGGCGTCACGACCGCTCCGTTCGACGCGCCGAGACGAGGTACCGCTCGGCGTCGATCGCCTCCGTCACGGTGAACCCCGCCCTCTCGACGACCGCGGCCAGCTCGTTCGCGGGGGGCAGCAGGTCGGCGCCCACCGGGCCGCCCGCCTCGACGTGGATCCCGTTGATCGTCTCGCGCGAGGAGGTGTGCCAGACATGCAGCATCCCTCCCGGCCGGAGGACGCGGGCGAGCTCCCGCGCCGCCGCGAGGTGATCGGTGAAATGCGGCCAGGTGGAATAGCAGACGATCCGGTCGACGGACCCGCCGGCGAGCGGCAGCCCCGCGGCGTCGGCGACGAGGAAAGACGCCCGCCCGTCCCGCACCTTCTCCGCGGCGAGGGCGATCATCCGCGGAGAGAAATCCACCGCGACGACGCGCCCGGCGTCTCCGAGGAGGGCGAGGATGGCGGCGGTGAGATTCCCCGTGCCGCATCCGAGATCGACGGCCCGCTCCCCCGCCTCGACCCCGAAGCCGCGGAGCCCTTCCCGCAGCGTGAAGCCGGGGGAATCGAGATCGTCCCACCCGTCCCATCGATCGGCGATCCCGTCGAAGTATGCCCGCCGCGGATCG comes from Candidatus Krumholzibacteriota bacterium and encodes:
- a CDS encoding class I SAM-dependent methyltransferase, producing MTIDPRRAYFDGIADRWDGWDDLDSPGFTLREGLRGFGVEAGERAVDLGCGTGNLTAAILALLGDAGRVVAVDFSPRMIALAAEKVRDGRASFLVADAAGLPLAGGSVDRIVCYSTWPHFTDHLAAARELARVLRPGGMLHVWHTSSRETINGIHVEAGGPVGADLLPPANELAAVVERAGFTVTEAIDAERYLVSARRTERS
- a CDS encoding ABC transporter ATP-binding protein; amino-acid sequence: MSCRSPIVIFERVAVSYGRGRLPALAGIDLVVEHGERVALLGLNGSGKTTLLYAAAGLVPFTGRIEIDGRALDEESVEEARRKIGFLFAVPEDQILFPRVIDDVAFSLRSRGASPAEARERGRAALAAMGAPGIEDRPPGELSHGQRLRVALAGALVAEPAILLLDEPSAGLDPPGRRELAAHLATLPAAMLVATHDIEFARSACDRFVLLEEGRIAATGDCFEEVVGRWNGRAR